A single Dermacentor variabilis isolate Ectoservices chromosome 9, ASM5094787v1, whole genome shotgun sequence DNA region contains:
- the LOC142557415 gene encoding post-GPI attachment to proteins factor 2-like — translation MTTSGVSAIRAQFLESAWHEDSKVVCLVLPRPLFYILSFFYATSVAASTRLAPTTSDEEPRHWTMDAVGIPMDDVMLRFRMHTIVYLSFGLRFFGLLLSFAAPILLWGATASTNSCVVYDLLPSVDLVTGVAPQRHVWSLALLLDLNPRLVLAFLHWHYLGRRSVLVAAPERSLFALVTHAGLALHVAETLSLSLVSGLRNYQEYPAHERIYTHFVVSSLMFMLSACLSLRMCQHEQGHKARRSLRLKLCLVTLAGAVAAAILVYVNEHRANCSGKTESWFPVCQWVYAMCHVAFHLTFVYDIPNREVIVGTTRRRALRRDSRHG, via the exons ATGACCACCAGTGGCGTCTCGGCAATACGCGCGCAATTTCTCGAGAGCGCGTGGCATGAAGATTCGAAGGTCGTGTGCCTGGTGCTGCCGCGACctttgttctatatactgtcGTTTTTCTACGCTACAAGCGTCGCAGCGTCAACCCGCCTCGCCCCGACGACCTCGGACGAAGAGCCCCGTCATTGGACAATGGACGCGGTGGGCATTCCCATGGACGACGTCATGCTCCGTTTCCGGATGCACACCATCGTGTACCTGTCCTTCGGCCTCCGCTTCTTCGGCCTCCTGCTGAGCTTTGCCGCGCCCATCCTGCTCTGGGGCGCCACAGCGAGCACGAACTCTTGCGTA GTCTACGACCTGCTGCCCTCGGTGGACCTGGTGACGGGCGTGGCGCCGCAGCGCCACGTGTGGAGCCTGGCGCTGCTGCTGGACCTGAACCCGCGGCTCGTGCTCGCCTTCCTGCACTGGCACTACCTGGGCCGGCGCTCCGTGCTCGTGGCGGCCCCCGAGCGCTCGCTGTTCGCGCTGGTGACCCACGCGGGGCTGGCGCTGCACGTGGCCGAGACGCTGTCGCTGAGCCTCGTCTCCGGACTGCGCAACTACCAGGAGTACCCGGCGCACGAGCGCATCTACACCCACTTCGTTGTCTCCTCGCTGATGTTCATGCTGAGCGCGTGCCTGTCGCTGCGCATGTGCCAGCACGAGCAGGGGCACAAG GCACGTCGGTCGCTGCGCCTCAAGCTGTGCCTGGTCACCTTGGCAGGGGCGGTGGCCGCAGCCATTCTCGTGTACGTCAATGAGCACCGTGCCAACTGCTCCGGAAAAA CAGAATCGTGGTTCCCGGTGTGCCAGTGGGTGTACGCCATGTGCCACGTGGCCTTCCACTTGACGTTCGTCTACGACATTCCGAACCGAGAGGTCATCGTGGGCACGACACGGCGGAGGGCTCTGCGCAGAGACAGCCGACACGGCTGA